One window of Triplophysa rosa linkage group LG10, Trosa_1v2, whole genome shotgun sequence genomic DNA carries:
- the cln8 gene encoding protein CLN8 — translation MDYSSRDVQLRIISVGFIFYSVIFLLSHFISKLLFVTYRSLSVKEKVFWDLTATRAVFGIQSIVAGLRALLEDSAVYSDKVLGQENWSWFNVLTATGFFLFENVALHSSNVVFWSFDVPLAVHHFFALAGFAGAVVWSWLGHFLPMVTLLMEMSTPFTCVSWMLLKAGWSKTLFWKANQWMMIHMFHCRMVLSYYMWWVSWNHWEEMNTHIPLVQRLLFFTGLALLTFFLNPIWTHKKTLQLLNPVDWNFVNKPPQENGPVVDEAGRKPHAS, via the exons ATGGACTACTCATCTCGGGACGTTCAGCTGAGGATCATCAGCGTGGGCTTTATCTTTTACTCTGTCATATTCCTTCTGTCCCACTTCATATCTAAACTGCTGTTTGTTACCTATCGCTCGCTGTCTGTCAAAGAAAAG GTCTTCTGGGATTTAACTGCGACTCGGGCGGTGTTCGGCATCCAGAGCATAGTAGCAGGGCTTCGGGCGCTCTTGGAGGACTCCGCTGTGTATTCTGATAAGGTCCTTGGGCAGGAAAACTGGTCCTGGTTTAACGTGCTGACCGCTACTGGCTTCTTCCTGTTTGAAAACGTGGCCCTTCACTCATCCAATGTGGTGTTCTGGTCTTTCGATGTGCCGTTGGCTGTGCACCACTTCTTTGCCCTGGCAGGGTTCGCTGGGGCAGTTGTGTGGAGCTGGCTGGGCCATTTTCTTCCTATGGTGACCCTGCTAATGGAGATGAGCACACCATTTACTTGCGTCTCTTGGATGCTGCTTAAG GCGGGCTGGTCCAAGACTCTTTTCTGGAAAGCTAACCAGTGGATGATGATCCACATGTTTCATTGCCGGATGGTTCTGTCCTACTATATGTGGTGGGTGAGCTGGAATCACTGGGAAGAGATGAACACCCACATCCCATTGGTTCAGAGACTGTTGTTCTTTACGGGTCTTGCTTTGCTCACTTTCTTTCTCAACCCAATCTGGACACATAAGAAAACCTTACAGCTTCTTAATCCAGTGGACTGGAACTTTGTGAACAAACCTCCACAAGAGAACGGACCTGTCGTAGATGAAGCGGGACGCAAACCCCATGCCAGCTAA